A part of Thermus islandicus DSM 21543 genomic DNA contains:
- a CDS encoding DUF4388 domain-containing protein gives MEGDFRLLGPIDLLQLLAQGGKTGVFQVEGGEVYLEGGRPVHATYRGKVGRAALMEILSLREGRFRFLLGERASLTSLEGPLEGYLLEALRLLDEGVEVGPFDLVRPSAKAEGASLEPAEHALLRALGEGRSPLDLLPATGLPLEEVVRRLGRLARLRLVEVLPRVPHTVRLRVALGPRGAQVDALLLAAWRAHYGGFHRVRVRGRAEAALGVEGAEGLGVELKLAPELLLFHGFRVGEEVLVWPEV, from the coding sequence GTGGAAGGCGATTTCCGCCTCCTAGGCCCCATTGACCTCCTCCAGCTCCTGGCCCAGGGGGGCAAGACGGGGGTCTTCCAGGTGGAGGGAGGGGAGGTCTACCTCGAGGGGGGAAGGCCCGTCCACGCCACCTACCGGGGTAAGGTGGGCCGGGCGGCCCTCATGGAGATCCTGTCCTTAAGGGAGGGGAGGTTCCGGTTTCTCCTCGGGGAGAGGGCCTCCTTGACCTCCCTGGAGGGGCCTTTGGAGGGCTACCTCCTCGAGGCCCTCCGCCTCCTGGACGAGGGCGTGGAGGTAGGACCCTTTGACCTGGTGCGCCCCTCGGCCAAGGCCGAAGGGGCGAGCCTCGAGCCCGCGGAGCACGCCCTGCTCCGTGCCCTGGGGGAGGGGAGGAGCCCCTTGGACCTCCTCCCCGCCACGGGGCTTCCCCTGGAGGAGGTGGTGCGGCGCCTGGGGCGCCTGGCCCGCCTCCGCCTGGTGGAGGTCCTGCCCCGCGTGCCCCACACCGTCCGCCTGCGGGTGGCCTTGGGGCCCAGGGGAGCCCAGGTGGACGCCCTGCTCCTTGCCGCCTGGCGGGCCCACTACGGAGGCTTCCACCGGGTGCGGGTGCGGGGAAGGGCGGAGGCGGCCCTAGGGGTGGAGGGGGCGGAGGGGCTTGGGGTGGAGCTCAAGCTGGCCCCTGAGCTCCTCCTCTTCCACGGGTTCAGGGTCGGGGAGGAGGTTCTGGTCTGGCCTGAGGTATAG
- a CDS encoding pseudouridine-5'-phosphate glycosidase codes for MREAWVALESAVLTHGLPYPLNLEVAEAVEEAVRAEGAVPKTIALVRGEVRVGLSSQEKELLAQGKAEKASLWNLAALLAQGKSAGTTVAATVHLARLHGIQVFATGGIGGVHPEPYDESADLVALSRTPILVVASGPKAILDLGATLERMETLGIGLVGYRTDRLPAFYSPSSPYPVPARVDTPLEAALLFRKAQALGLGAVLLVNPVSQGLPYEEVARMVAEANRQAAREGVAGKALTPYLLRRLSELSDGETDRVNERLLLENARLAARVAVALAGLE; via the coding sequence ATGCGGGAAGCGTGGGTGGCGCTGGAGTCCGCGGTCCTGACCCACGGCCTGCCCTACCCCCTGAACCTGGAGGTGGCGGAGGCCGTGGAGGAGGCGGTGCGGGCCGAGGGGGCGGTTCCCAAGACCATCGCCCTGGTGCGGGGAGAGGTGCGGGTAGGCCTCTCCTCTCAAGAGAAGGAGCTGCTTGCCCAGGGGAAAGCGGAGAAGGCCAGCCTCTGGAACCTGGCCGCCCTTCTCGCCCAGGGGAAAAGCGCCGGAACCACGGTGGCGGCCACGGTCCACCTGGCCCGCCTTCACGGCATCCAGGTCTTCGCCACGGGGGGCATCGGAGGCGTCCACCCGGAGCCCTACGACGAGAGCGCTGACCTCGTGGCCCTCTCCCGCACCCCCATCCTGGTGGTGGCCTCGGGCCCTAAGGCCATCCTGGACCTGGGGGCCACCTTGGAGAGGATGGAGACCTTGGGGATCGGCCTCGTGGGCTACCGCACCGACCGCCTCCCCGCCTTCTACTCCCCCTCCTCCCCTTATCCCGTCCCGGCCCGGGTGGACACCCCCCTCGAGGCCGCCCTCCTCTTCCGCAAGGCCCAGGCCTTGGGCCTCGGAGCCGTCCTCCTGGTGAACCCGGTTTCCCAAGGCCTGCCCTACGAGGAGGTGGCCCGCATGGTGGCGGAGGCGAACCGCCAGGCGGCCCGGGAAGGGGTGGCGGGGAAGGCCCTCACCCCCTATCTCCTCCGCCGGCTCTCGGAGCTTTCCGATGGGGAGACGGACCGGGTCAACGAGAGGCTTCTCCTGGAAAATGCCCGCCTTGCCGCCCGGGTGGCCGTGGCCCTGGCCGGGCTAGAATAG
- a CDS encoding transglycosylase domain-containing protein, whose product MRALRLFLALLVGLLAGGGVGLGYLVYAYTRHLPDLSQLDRLRLTATSTLFARDGSLLAQIASVEDGRAIHRGLVRLSQVSPAALAALVFSEDRRYFQHYGVDVVRLFGALYALLRGDVQGGSTITTQVIKNTLLKDLAQTRTLERKVKEWALALELERRYTKEEILEMYLNVVPWGGNVVGLAGAAEAYFGKDPAALTLAEGLYLASLVPAPNARYQDLKGVRERIRRLLDDMVAEGWVSREVAEAAWREPLAPKGWRVRYDGQGNLLEAELVDPEARLVSPVEPRMAPHFVLEVRRFLEARFGKEKVYGEGGLRVYTTLDPAMQRAAEAAAARARLPEGAELALVGLDPATGEVLALVGGIRRDNDEYNRATRALRNPGSAVKPFVYATAFEAGWTQASLVPDRPLEFPDPSQPGGIWRPKNFSGTFLNRTITLRYALDLSLNLPAVYTAHQVGVERVAEKLSQAGFSVRYPTLAIAIGGASITPVNLAAAYAAFVNGGYRVTPIFVERVEDARGQVLYQAVPERRRLFDPQVAYQGFDLLKGYVYDLGEKGLAKAARIPGRVVGGKTGTTNEARDLWFAGVTQGLSAVVWVGRDDNRPMRMGGREPSSSVVNPPIWRDFVAQALRGRPAEDIPMPPGLVRVRVDLLSGYPSSEGVEMAFPMDKVPLPPAPPPLPPQTEPPPQEGVP is encoded by the coding sequence GTGCGGGCGTTGCGGCTTTTCCTCGCCCTCCTGGTCGGCCTTCTGGCCGGAGGGGGGGTGGGCTTGGGTTACCTGGTCTACGCCTACACCCGCCACCTCCCCGACCTCTCCCAGCTGGACCGCCTGCGCCTCACCGCCACCTCCACCCTTTTCGCCCGGGACGGTTCCCTCCTCGCCCAGATCGCCAGCGTGGAGGACGGCAGGGCCATCCACCGGGGGCTCGTGCGCCTCTCCCAGGTTTCCCCTGCGGCCCTGGCGGCCCTGGTCTTCTCCGAGGACCGCCGTTACTTCCAGCACTACGGCGTGGACGTGGTGCGCCTCTTTGGGGCCCTGTACGCCCTTCTTAGGGGGGATGTCCAGGGGGGGAGCACCATCACCACCCAGGTCATCAAAAACACCCTCCTGAAGGACCTGGCCCAGACCCGTACCCTGGAGCGGAAGGTGAAGGAGTGGGCGCTGGCCCTGGAGCTGGAGCGCCGCTACACCAAGGAGGAGATCCTGGAGATGTACCTGAACGTGGTGCCCTGGGGGGGGAACGTGGTGGGGCTTGCGGGCGCAGCCGAGGCGTATTTCGGCAAGGACCCCGCTGCCCTCACCCTGGCGGAGGGCCTTTACCTGGCCTCCTTGGTGCCCGCGCCCAACGCCCGCTACCAGGACCTCAAGGGGGTGCGGGAGCGGATCCGCCGCCTTCTGGACGATATGGTGGCCGAAGGGTGGGTGAGCCGGGAGGTGGCGGAGGCTGCCTGGCGCGAGCCCCTGGCCCCCAAGGGGTGGCGGGTCCGGTACGACGGCCAGGGCAACCTTCTGGAGGCCGAACTCGTGGACCCCGAGGCCCGGCTCGTCTCCCCCGTGGAGCCCCGCATGGCCCCCCACTTTGTCCTCGAGGTGCGGCGCTTCCTCGAGGCCCGCTTCGGTAAGGAGAAGGTCTACGGGGAGGGGGGGCTTCGGGTGTACACCACCCTGGACCCCGCCATGCAGCGGGCGGCGGAGGCGGCGGCGGCGAGGGCCCGCCTGCCCGAGGGGGCGGAGCTGGCCCTCGTAGGCCTGGACCCGGCCACCGGGGAGGTCTTGGCCCTGGTGGGGGGGATTCGGCGGGACAACGACGAGTACAACCGGGCCACCCGGGCCCTGAGGAACCCGGGGAGCGCGGTGAAGCCCTTCGTCTACGCCACGGCCTTTGAGGCGGGCTGGACCCAGGCCAGCCTGGTCCCGGACCGCCCCTTGGAGTTTCCTGACCCGAGCCAGCCCGGGGGGATCTGGCGGCCCAAGAACTTCTCGGGTACCTTCCTAAACCGCACCATTACCCTGCGCTACGCCCTGGACCTTTCCCTGAACCTGCCTGCGGTGTACACAGCGCACCAGGTGGGCGTGGAGCGGGTGGCGGAAAAGCTCTCCCAGGCGGGCTTCAGCGTGCGTTACCCCACCTTGGCCATCGCCATCGGTGGGGCCTCCATTACCCCCGTGAACCTGGCCGCCGCCTACGCCGCTTTTGTGAACGGGGGGTACCGGGTCACCCCCATCTTCGTGGAACGGGTGGAGGACGCCAGGGGCCAGGTCCTCTACCAGGCGGTTCCCGAGCGGCGCCGCCTCTTTGATCCCCAGGTGGCCTACCAAGGCTTTGACCTCCTCAAGGGGTACGTGTACGACCTAGGGGAGAAGGGGCTCGCCAAGGCCGCCCGCATCCCGGGGCGGGTGGTGGGGGGGAAGACGGGCACCACCAACGAGGCCCGGGACCTGTGGTTCGCCGGGGTGACCCAGGGGCTCTCCGCGGTGGTCTGGGTGGGACGGGACGACAACCGCCCCATGCGCATGGGCGGGCGGGAGCCCTCGAGCTCGGTGGTGAACCCGCCCATCTGGCGCGACTTCGTGGCCCAGGCTCTCCGGGGCCGGCCTGCGGAGGACATCCCCATGCCCCCCGGCCTGGTGCGGGTGCGGGTGGACCTCCTCTCGGGCTACCCCTCGTCGGAGGGGGTGGAGATGGCCTTCCCCATGGACAAGGTGCCCCTTCCCCCGGCGCCCCCTCCCCTTCCGCCCCAGACCGAGCCCCCCCCACAGGAGGGGGTCCCATGA
- a CDS encoding fructosamine kinase family protein, which produces MDPLALLRKAGLEAQGPAVPLHGGDVSRVYRVGAYVVKLSANPLPGLFRAEASGLGALAERGLRVPRVHWVGEEGLVLGYLEPGPEDWEGLAEDLARFHRRREPLYQAAFGFLGPFPLPERVGGDWTEFFYLRCVEPLLRATWDRLEGLGPKVEALFRKPLPAEGPAPLHGDLWRGNVHFAREGPALLDPSFFVGERGVDLAMMRLFGGFPRRFWEAYEASYPIPEEVRRALPRYQVYYLLVHVHLFGRGYLEALWKAISAS; this is translated from the coding sequence ATGGACCCTTTGGCCCTCCTCCGGAAGGCCGGGCTTGAGGCCCAAGGCCCCGCCGTACCCCTCCACGGGGGGGACGTCTCCCGGGTCTATAGGGTGGGGGCCTACGTGGTGAAGCTTTCGGCCAACCCCCTGCCGGGGCTCTTCCGGGCCGAGGCCTCGGGGCTTGGGGCCTTGGCCGAAAGGGGGCTACGGGTGCCCCGGGTCCACTGGGTGGGGGAAGAGGGGTTGGTGCTGGGCTATCTGGAACCCGGGCCGGAGGACTGGGAGGGCTTGGCCGAGGATCTGGCCCGCTTCCACCGGAGGCGCGAACCCCTCTACCAGGCGGCTTTTGGCTTCCTCGGCCCCTTTCCCCTGCCGGAGCGGGTGGGAGGGGACTGGACGGAATTCTTTTATCTAAGGTGCGTGGAGCCCCTCCTGCGGGCCACCTGGGACCGCCTGGAAGGGCTTGGGCCTAAGGTGGAGGCCCTCTTCCGCAAGCCCCTTCCCGCCGAGGGCCCCGCCCCCCTGCACGGCGACCTCTGGCGGGGGAACGTCCACTTCGCCCGGGAGGGGCCCGCCCTCTTGGACCCTTCCTTCTTCGTGGGGGAGAGGGGAGTGGACCTGGCCATGATGCGGCTTTTCGGGGGTTTCCCCCGCCGGTTCTGGGAGGCCTACGAGGCAAGCTACCCCATCCCCGAGGAGGTGCGACGGGCCCTTCCCCGTTACCAGGTCTACTACCTGCTGGTCCATGTCCACCTCTTCGGCCGGGGCTACCTGGAGGCGCTGTGGAAGGCGATTTCCGCCTCCTAG
- the ychF gene encoding redox-regulated ATPase YchF produces the protein MLAVGIVGLPNVGKSTLFNALTRAQALAANYPFATIDKNVGVVPLEDERLYALQRVFAKGERVPPIVPTHVEFVDIAGLVRGAHKGEGLGNQFLAHIREVAAIAHVLRCFPDPEVVHVMGRVDPLEDAEVVETELLLADLATWERRLERLRKEARADRERLPLLEAAEALHAHLQEGRPARTFPPSEEVARLLKETPLLTAKPLIYVANVAEEDLPSGEGNPHVEAVRRKAEAEGAEVVVVSAKLEAELAELSPEEAGELLSAYGLKESGLKRLARAGYRALGLLTFFTAGEKEVRAWTVRRGTKAPQAAGEIHSDMERGFIRAEVIPWDRLVEAGGWARAKERGWVRLEGREYEVQDGDVIYILFNA, from the coding sequence ATGCTTGCCGTAGGAATCGTAGGTCTACCCAACGTGGGCAAGTCCACCCTCTTCAACGCCCTCACCCGGGCCCAGGCCCTCGCCGCCAACTACCCCTTCGCCACCATTGACAAGAACGTGGGGGTGGTGCCCCTGGAGGACGAACGGCTCTACGCCTTGCAGCGCGTCTTCGCCAAGGGGGAGAGGGTGCCGCCCATCGTCCCCACCCACGTGGAGTTCGTGGACATCGCGGGTCTCGTCCGGGGGGCCCACAAGGGGGAGGGGCTTGGCAACCAGTTCCTGGCCCACATCCGCGAGGTAGCGGCCATCGCCCACGTCCTCCGGTGTTTCCCCGACCCCGAGGTGGTCCACGTGATGGGCCGGGTGGACCCCCTGGAGGACGCGGAGGTGGTGGAGACGGAGCTCCTCCTCGCCGACCTCGCCACCTGGGAGAGGCGGCTTGAGCGCCTGAGGAAGGAGGCGCGGGCCGACCGGGAGAGGCTTCCCCTTCTGGAGGCAGCGGAGGCCCTTCACGCCCACCTCCAGGAGGGCAGGCCGGCCCGCACCTTTCCCCCTTCGGAGGAGGTGGCCCGCCTTCTCAAGGAGACCCCTCTCCTCACCGCCAAGCCGCTCATCTACGTGGCCAACGTGGCCGAGGAGGACCTGCCCTCCGGGGAAGGCAATCCCCACGTGGAGGCGGTGAGGCGGAAGGCCGAGGCGGAGGGGGCCGAGGTGGTGGTGGTCTCGGCCAAGCTGGAGGCCGAACTCGCCGAGCTCTCCCCGGAGGAGGCGGGGGAGCTCCTTTCCGCCTACGGCCTTAAGGAAAGCGGCCTGAAGCGCCTGGCCCGGGCGGGCTACCGCGCTTTGGGCCTCCTTACCTTCTTCACCGCCGGGGAGAAGGAGGTGCGGGCCTGGACCGTGCGCCGGGGGACCAAGGCCCCCCAGGCCGCCGGGGAGATCCACTCCGACATGGAGCGGGGCTTCATCCGGGCCGAGGTCATCCCCTGGGACCGGCTGGTGGAGGCCGGGGGGTGGGCGCGGGCCAAGGAGCGGGGCTGGGTCCGCCTCGAGGGCAGGGAGTACGAGGTCCAGGATGGGGATGTGATCTACATTCTCTTCAACGCCTAG
- a CDS encoding sensor histidine kinase, with amino-acid sequence MASHNVLRLVRLAQRLLPPAIALVVVVFELALLPYRHQDTTLWFRLGFYGLVGPLVTYAVLEWIAQEVLERARAERALEEANRRLLAAGRVFREALESENLEEAVHRVARVLEESLGYSVALEVEGVKAGSDCQGLRVPFPGLKGYLEACAQHPDRGFLEVLAHEVGGALQAVVARSRDLLTLYEVDQALKAEANLDRLLEGLLERIRAWAGAEGAGVLLLDEEGFLVPRVVRDLDLPGHPFLPEGPWRGALEGPVFAAPDTLALPLRPRETVGVLVVKGKGLSKRIPFLSFLASQVALAVRNAQAYLKAEELAINEERTRIAREIHDGLAQSLAFMALKLDLVERVLERDREAALKALQEVKDTLRAQIREVRRSLFALRPIDLERYGFLESVRRYAQAFAEQAGFRVQLLLPEGVGLSQASELVLFRVLQEALTNAAKHAKPTRVEVRLEPLGERGARLVVRDNGRGFAAPEAQGLGGFGLTQMRERVEARGGRFWVRSEPGKGTEVGAEVPY; translated from the coding sequence ATGGCCAGCCATAACGTGCTCCGGTTGGTGCGTCTGGCGCAGCGGCTCCTGCCCCCGGCGATCGCCTTGGTGGTGGTGGTCTTTGAGCTCGCCCTCCTGCCCTACCGCCACCAGGACACCACCTTGTGGTTCCGCCTGGGCTTTTACGGCTTGGTGGGGCCTTTGGTGACCTATGCCGTCCTGGAGTGGATCGCCCAGGAGGTCCTGGAGAGGGCTCGGGCAGAGCGGGCCCTGGAGGAGGCCAACCGCAGGCTCCTGGCGGCGGGGAGGGTATTTCGCGAGGCCTTGGAGAGCGAGAACCTCGAGGAGGCGGTGCACCGGGTGGCCCGGGTTCTGGAGGAGAGCCTGGGCTACTCCGTGGCCCTGGAGGTGGAGGGGGTGAAGGCGGGGAGCGACTGCCAGGGGCTACGGGTACCCTTTCCCGGGCTTAAGGGCTACCTGGAGGCCTGTGCCCAACATCCCGACCGTGGCTTTCTGGAGGTGCTGGCCCACGAGGTGGGCGGGGCGCTCCAGGCGGTGGTGGCCCGAAGCCGCGACCTCCTCACCCTTTACGAGGTGGACCAGGCCCTGAAGGCAGAGGCCAACCTGGACCGCCTCCTCGAGGGGCTTCTGGAGCGCATCCGCGCCTGGGCCGGGGCGGAGGGGGCGGGGGTCCTCCTTCTGGACGAGGAGGGCTTCCTGGTGCCCCGGGTGGTGCGGGATCTGGACCTCCCGGGCCACCCCTTCCTCCCGGAAGGCCCCTGGAGGGGCGCCCTGGAGGGCCCCGTGTTCGCGGCCCCCGATACCCTGGCCCTCCCCTTGAGGCCCCGGGAGACGGTGGGGGTGCTGGTGGTCAAGGGGAAGGGGCTTTCCAAACGCATCCCCTTCCTTTCCTTTTTGGCCTCCCAGGTGGCCCTGGCGGTGCGGAACGCCCAGGCCTACCTCAAGGCCGAGGAGCTGGCCATCAACGAGGAGCGCACCCGCATCGCCCGGGAGATCCACGACGGGCTGGCGCAAAGCCTGGCCTTTATGGCCCTGAAGCTGGATCTGGTGGAGCGCGTTCTGGAAAGGGACCGGGAGGCCGCCCTGAAGGCCCTTCAGGAGGTGAAGGATACCCTGCGTGCTCAGATCCGGGAGGTCCGGCGGAGCCTCTTCGCCCTCAGGCCCATAGACCTGGAACGCTACGGCTTTCTGGAGTCCGTTCGCCGCTACGCCCAGGCCTTCGCGGAGCAGGCAGGGTTTAGGGTCCAGCTCCTCCTGCCTGAGGGGGTGGGGCTCTCCCAGGCGAGCGAACTCGTCCTCTTCCGGGTGCTCCAGGAGGCCCTCACCAACGCCGCCAAGCACGCCAAGCCCACCCGGGTGGAGGTGCGCCTGGAGCCCCTGGGGGAAAGGGGGGCGCGGCTTGTGGTGCGGGACAACGGCCGGGGCTTTGCCGCTCCCGAGGCCCAGGGCCTCGGGGGGTTCGGCCTCACCCAGATGCGCGAAAGGGTGGAGGCCCGGGGCGGGAGGTTCTGGGTCCGGTCGGAGCCGGGGAAGGGGACGGAGGTGGGGGCGGAGGTGCCCTACTGA
- a CDS encoding Maf family protein: MGGRESPLILASRSPRRKALLEALGYPLRVVFPEGEEEDLDLPPKALAQALARRKGEGVEGDWVLAADTVVDLEGKVLGKPQDPEENRLFLRLLSGRAHLVHTALYLRTPHDVVEEVHTARVRFRSLSEEEIAWYVGSGEGLDKAGGYGAQGLGMALLEGVEGDFYTVVGLPVSRVFALLWERGFRP, from the coding sequence GTGGGAGGAAGGGAAAGCCCTCTGATCCTGGCCTCGCGAAGCCCCAGGCGCAAGGCCCTCCTGGAGGCCCTAGGCTACCCCTTGCGCGTCGTCTTCCCCGAGGGGGAGGAGGAGGACTTGGACCTCCCCCCAAAGGCCCTGGCCCAGGCCCTGGCCCGCAGGAAGGGGGAAGGGGTGGAGGGGGACTGGGTCCTGGCTGCGGACACCGTGGTGGACCTGGAGGGAAAGGTCCTGGGAAAACCGCAGGACCCGGAGGAAAACCGCCTCTTCCTCCGCCTCCTCTCGGGGCGGGCCCACCTGGTCCACACGGCCCTCTACCTGCGCACCCCCCATGACGTGGTGGAGGAGGTGCACACGGCCCGGGTGCGCTTCCGCTCCCTGAGCGAGGAGGAAATCGCCTGGTACGTGGGTAGCGGCGAGGGACTGGACAAGGCGGGAGGCTACGGGGCCCAGGGGTTAGGCATGGCCCTTTTGGAGGGGGTAGAGGGGGATTTCTACACGGTGGTGGGCCTGCCCGTGTCCCGGGTCTTTGCCCTGCTTTGGGAAAGGGGGTTCCGCCCGTGA
- a CDS encoding low molecular weight protein-tyrosine-phosphatase yields MDRPVRVLFVCLGNICRSPMAEGIFRKLLKERGLEGLFEVDSAGIGAWHAGEPMDPRARRVLEEEGAYFPHVARRLTREDLLRYDHILVMDRENLEEVLGRFPEARGKVRLVLEELGGGEVKDPYYGDLQDFREVYWTLEAALKAFLDRHGPFGPPPEGRA; encoded by the coding sequence ATGGACCGCCCCGTGCGCGTCCTCTTCGTTTGTCTTGGGAACATCTGCCGGAGCCCTATGGCCGAGGGGATCTTCCGCAAGCTCCTCAAGGAGCGGGGCCTCGAGGGCCTTTTTGAGGTGGACTCGGCGGGTATCGGGGCCTGGCATGCGGGCGAGCCCATGGATCCGAGGGCGAGGCGGGTGTTGGAGGAGGAGGGGGCCTACTTCCCCCACGTGGCCCGGAGGCTCACCCGGGAGGACCTCCTCAGGTATGACCACATCCTGGTCATGGACCGGGAGAACCTGGAGGAGGTCCTAGGGCGCTTCCCCGAGGCCCGGGGTAAGGTGCGCCTGGTCCTGGAGGAGCTCGGGGGCGGGGAGGTCAAGGACCCCTACTACGGCGACCTCCAGGACTTCCGGGAGGTCTACTGGACCCTGGAGGCGGCCCTGAAGGCCTTCTTGGACCGGCATGGACCCTTTGGCCCTCCTCCGGAAGGCCGGGCTTGA
- a CDS encoding phospholipase D-like domain-containing protein — MGTRGLPGYLVLLALLLFWLFQELRPAPPPTPGTGQAEAYFMPQDGEKAKARLLSLMEGARESLLGAFYEFRDLRIARGLLEAHRRGVEVRIYGESDHRQDFRRYLVAASLGQTQEPPRVPQALLRERVRPTSAGCEEIAGIPVCYDEREGFMHHKFLVADGEKVWTGSTNMTWNAFAQNNENSLFFPSPTLAKGYAQEFRALFGGEKEGLGRPVAFALEGVEGTAYFSPKGGEAARRALLKAVRGARREILVAAFVLTDPEVVEALKEAHRQGVAVKVLLETRNLADSREKELLLAGVPVRGDGNPYTLHHKVMVLDGERVVTGSYNFSTRAWRVNNENLLILKGSALAERYRKEVLRLWEEGKAL, encoded by the coding sequence ATGGGTACTAGGGGGCTTCCCGGGTACCTCGTACTCCTGGCCCTCCTCCTCTTCTGGCTCTTCCAGGAGCTCCGCCCCGCCCCCCCGCCCACCCCGGGAACAGGCCAAGCCGAGGCCTACTTCATGCCCCAGGACGGCGAGAAGGCCAAGGCCCGGCTCCTTTCCCTCATGGAAGGGGCCAGGGAAAGCCTCCTGGGCGCCTTCTACGAATTCCGGGATCTAAGGATCGCCAGGGGCCTCCTCGAGGCCCACCGGCGCGGGGTGGAGGTGCGGATCTACGGGGAAAGCGACCACCGCCAGGACTTCCGCCGCTATCTCGTGGCGGCAAGCCTTGGCCAGACCCAAGAACCCCCCCGGGTACCCCAGGCCCTCCTCCGGGAAAGGGTGCGCCCCACCTCAGCAGGGTGTGAGGAGATCGCGGGGATCCCCGTTTGCTACGACGAGCGGGAGGGCTTCATGCACCACAAGTTCCTGGTGGCGGACGGGGAGAAGGTCTGGACGGGGAGCACCAACATGACCTGGAACGCCTTCGCCCAAAACAACGAGAACAGCCTCTTTTTCCCCTCTCCCACCCTGGCCAAAGGCTACGCCCAGGAGTTCCGAGCCCTCTTTGGGGGGGAGAAGGAGGGCCTGGGCCGGCCCGTGGCCTTTGCCCTGGAAGGGGTGGAAGGCACCGCCTACTTCAGCCCCAAAGGGGGGGAGGCGGCGCGAAGGGCCCTCCTTAAGGCGGTGCGGGGGGCGAGGCGGGAGATCCTGGTGGCCGCCTTTGTCCTCACGGACCCGGAGGTGGTGGAGGCCCTGAAGGAGGCCCACCGCCAGGGGGTCGCCGTGAAGGTGCTCCTGGAAACCCGGAACCTCGCCGATAGCCGCGAGAAGGAGCTTCTCCTCGCCGGGGTCCCCGTGAGGGGGGACGGCAACCCCTACACCCTCCACCACAAGGTGATGGTCCTGGACGGGGAACGGGTGGTCACGGGGAGCTACAACTTCTCCACCCGGGCCTGGCGGGTGAACAACGAAAACCTCCTGATCCTGAAAGGCTCCGCCCTCGCGGAGCGCTACCGAAAGGAGGTTTTAAGGCTGTGGGAGGAAGGGAAAGCCCTCTGA
- the deoC gene encoding deoxyribose-phosphate aldolase, which translates to MDLAAHIDHTLLKPTATPEEVAKAAEEALEYGFYGLCIPPSYVAWVRARYPHAPFRLVTVVGFPLGYQEKEVKALEAALAFARGADEVDMVLHLGRAKAGDLAYLEEEVQAVRQAVPRAVLKVILETGHFSPQELRGVAEAALRGGADFLKTSTGFGPRGASLEDVELLVGLAQGRAQVKAAGGIRDRETALRFLRAGATRLGTSSGVALVQGGEGHGY; encoded by the coding sequence ATGGACCTGGCCGCCCACATAGACCACACCCTCCTCAAGCCCACCGCCACCCCGGAGGAGGTGGCGAAGGCGGCGGAGGAAGCCCTGGAATACGGCTTCTATGGCCTCTGTATCCCGCCGTCCTACGTGGCCTGGGTGCGGGCGCGCTACCCCCATGCCCCCTTCCGTCTGGTGACGGTGGTGGGCTTTCCCTTGGGCTATCAGGAGAAGGAAGTGAAGGCCCTCGAGGCCGCCCTCGCCTTCGCCCGAGGCGCGGACGAGGTGGACATGGTCCTCCACCTGGGCCGGGCCAAGGCGGGCGACCTCGCCTACCTGGAGGAGGAGGTCCAAGCCGTGCGCCAGGCCGTGCCGCGGGCCGTTTTGAAGGTCATCCTGGAAACGGGCCACTTCTCCCCGCAGGAACTCCGGGGGGTCGCGGAGGCGGCCCTCCGGGGCGGGGCCGACTTCCTGAAAACCTCCACGGGCTTTGGGCCCCGGGGGGCAAGCCTGGAGGACGTGGAGCTCCTGGTGGGGCTGGCCCAGGGGCGGGCCCAGGTGAAGGCGGCGGGGGGCATCCGCGACCGGGAGACCGCGCTCCGGTTCCTCCGGGCCGGGGCCACCCGGTTGGGCACCTCCAGCGGGGTGGCCCTGGTGCAGGGGGGGGAGGGCCATGGGTACTAG
- a CDS encoding RNA methyltransferase, which produces MSRELDRVRVVLVEPQEPMNLGAVARAMRNFGLFRLYVVNPPSRVGPPWAREAYWLAVHAEEVLDRAVAVTRLEEALEGVHLVVATTGRPRELYPAPVVPAWEVPRHVLASRGEVALVFGRETFGLTNEELELAHLIGTIPAAPEQPSLNLAQAVVIFAYEIFQAALKEGWAAAAGPVGAGEELAEVSALEGFFQDLGRYILEIGFTDEKRFPYAMRRLRRIFHKARLTPGEVQMLRGLLHQSRYHMGKRDGQP; this is translated from the coding sequence ATGAGCCGTGAGCTGGACCGGGTGCGGGTGGTGCTGGTGGAGCCCCAGGAGCCCATGAACCTGGGGGCGGTGGCCCGGGCCATGCGCAACTTCGGGCTTTTTCGCCTCTACGTGGTGAACCCGCCTTCCCGGGTGGGTCCGCCTTGGGCCCGGGAGGCCTATTGGCTTGCGGTTCACGCCGAGGAGGTTCTGGACCGGGCGGTGGCCGTGACCCGGCTGGAGGAGGCTTTGGAAGGTGTGCACCTGGTGGTGGCCACCACGGGGAGGCCCCGGGAGCTCTACCCGGCCCCGGTGGTCCCCGCCTGGGAGGTGCCGCGTCACGTCCTGGCCTCCCGGGGAGAGGTGGCCCTGGTCTTCGGCCGGGAAACCTTTGGCCTCACCAACGAAGAGTTGGAGCTCGCCCACCTCATCGGCACCATCCCCGCCGCTCCCGAGCAGCCCTCCTTGAACCTGGCCCAGGCGGTGGTGATCTTCGCCTATGAGATCTTCCAGGCCGCCCTGAAGGAGGGTTGGGCTGCAGCGGCCGGGCCTGTGGGGGCGGGGGAGGAGCTCGCCGAGGTTTCGGCCCTAGAAGGCTTCTTCCAGGACCTGGGGCGGTACATCCTGGAGATTGGCTTCACCGATGAGAAGCGTTTTCCCTACGCCATGCGCCGGCTGAGGCGTATCTTCCACAAGGCCCGGCTCACCCCGGGGGAGGTGCAGATGCTCCGGGGGCTTCTCCACCAGAGCCGTTACCATATGGGGAAAAGGGATGGCCAGCCATAA